The Salvelinus sp. IW2-2015 unplaced genomic scaffold, ASM291031v2 Un_scaffold4354, whole genome shotgun sequence DNA window GCTGGGTGGGGTACTCACTCATCATCGTCATCCTCGATGGCCTCCCCTGTGAAGTACAGCACAGCCCTGGGGACGATACGCTCGCGGATGATAGTGGTCCGATGGGCTCAAAGTCCGCGGCGAGGACAGCCTCAGAGTCCTCGTCCTGGAGGGGCAAGAGTCACCGGCACGTCAGTCAGAGCTTATGAGACTAACCATTCGTGGCCACACCAACTTTGATAGACCACACTGCACCAGTAGTTGAATTGGAACAcacccaaaaatgttctattgcTTGAGTTCCGGCATCTTCTAGAATTTTGGCAAAATGATATTGGCATTAAAGAGAAAGGTTGAGTTGCGGCAACACAAATAAAATACCTGCATTCACTTTCAGTCCACTTCCAGCACCTGCACTTAGACACAACGGAAAGCATTACTTACCAGATCGTCCACTTTCAGGGACATCAGGTGGGTGAAGAAGTTGAAGAAGGAGTCGTTGGGGACTGTCTTGGTGACGGTCCTGACTGTGCCACGCCCCTTGTGCTTCTGCTTCTTCTTGATAGTCTTCAGCGTGAGTTTCTTGCCCTCGTCCAGTCGATCGTACAACTGCGGGGCGGAGAGCGGTGGACACCAGGGTTACCAGGAGACCAGACGCAGGACTAACACACCAACCAATGACTAGTGGAGATGTTTCTTTGAGCCCTAAGGTTAAGATAAGGCCAAAGGTTTTTAATAGAACCCCGACAACATGGTGTATTTGTTTAAAGGACACTTCTTTTATCAAACCGGACAAACCGATGCATTCCTCACCCATGTCTTAGTGTTAAAAATAAAGGGTAGTCTGTTGTAACTGACCCaaacaagcagacaacagatAAGAGTGCATAAACCTGATTATCTATATTCATTCAAACTTAATTTAAAAGGAGATCATTTTTATATACTCTAGCTACTGACATGACCCTTAAACCCTCCCCctcatgaaacaaaacaacatgttAGTGCCTGCAATGACTGTCCAGAGCTGAAATAACCAAGAGACACGGACAAGACTCTCAGCTTTGGATCTCAGTTTGATCTAGCATCCTTCCTTGTCCCAGAGGCTACGATGGAGCAACTAGGGGGTTTACTAAGGATGCGCCATAGATGAAGAAAACTAATTGAATAGGATTCTCTATGGGACAACAACAGGAGCAGTTTGACGGAGCACGTCTTACCCTGTGCAGCCCCATGATCTCAGGCCCGTCGAAGGAGAAGGGGTCGCTCTCGTCAGGCTCAGACCTCATCTTGTAGGTTTTTGTCAACAACGTGTTTGTGAAGAACTCATTGGGCTCAAAGAAGAATTCTAAAGAGAAGctctggagagagaaaaagagcaagAAAGAGTTGAATATTGACCAGTGGGAATACCAAGATTCATTGGCTTTCAATACATTGATATAAGGTCTAGTAGAGAATTGCATCAGCAGAGCAGTGCGGTGGACAGACCTACCATGGCTGGCCAGGGTCTGAGAATTTGACTTTGATATTCTTGTAAGTGCTTGAGGATGGGTTCATCGTGTTCCTGTAAAACATGAACAGCAGCTTGAACATTGGTATGGTATCTAGACAGAAACACCTTACCGTTGTACTGGTCTTTCTGACACCAACACCAACTTGTCTTTTCTTACTAGCACTGATTTAGCCGACAGCTGCTTTAATTGAGGAACGTTTTACTCCCAATACCTGTGATGTGGTCGTCTCACCTACTTCAAATACACTGActaagtcgctctgataagagtGCCAATTAAAATCAGTGTTCCCAACTccagcccccccaccccacaaaCAGCATCTCGCTGTAGCCCGGACAAAGTCACCTGCTTCAACTCATTGAGGAACTTGTCCAGGACTACAACAGTGTGCTGTATGTATACATCATCTATTTTAGGGGTGAAATTGCCTCATCAAGCCTGTAGGTGGTGATGAAAGCCTCATCTTTAGGGAGCAGCAGCTGTCTGCTGACCTACtttcctctactgctctcttgtCTCTTTTCCTGCTGACAGTCCTCCACTCCCTCCAACACTCTGCCCGCCTACCTGCAGCATGTCGCTAAGCAGGTCGACGTTCTGAAAACCGTTAGCCAGAACTCGGGAATGCCTTTGGGGTCCTCCCTtctcctcatccttcttctcctcttccacctTGGCCTTCTCCTTCATCTCCTCCTGGAAAAACAGGCAGGAGGAAGATCAACAAAAAAAGGGGATTTAATGCACCATTTCACAATGCCTATAAACAAAAACAGATACATGAGTCCCTGGTTAAACCTCTAAATAGGCTATTTATATTTACATCTATCACATCCACCATTACTGGAACCAAAACAGTCAGAAACACAAGTCCAATCATTGGTACACCTCCCCTGGCCCTGTCATCATGACCCAAGACCCATAAGTCATCAGTAGAGGTCCCCAGGTTAGATTAATAAGACCTGTGAGCACCAACAGTNNNNNNNNNNNNNNNNNNNNNNNNNNNNNNNNNNNNNNNNNNNNNNNNNNNNNNNNNNNNNNNNNNNNNNNNNNNNNNNNNNNNNNNNNNNNNNNNNNNNNNNNNNNNNNNNNNNNNNNNNNNNNNNNNNNNNNNNNNNNNNNNNNNNNNNNNNNNNNNNNNNNNNNNNNNNNNNNNNNNNNNNNNNNNNNNNNNNNNNNNNNNNNNNNggcaagtggaaaagggagaaggtagggaacttgtttccCTGCCAAATATTagagatacaaattggctgaaaggaactggcataaatagaaaaatataccagtttcatttgaggacaaaattgttgacagctgcgccatacaggttgcaaaataaatggtaaGAGACTTtcaatgtaccaattccatggcatatggtttatgaactggtacaaaaactacacttgattcaacagaaaagaaaaaagaaaaaaaagaaaccgcctctcactgtcaactgcgtttattttcagcaaacttaacatgtgtaaatatttgtataaacataacaagattcaacaactgagacctaaactgaacaagttccacagacatgtgactaacagaaatggaataatgtgtccctgaacaaaggggaggtcaaaatcaaaagtaacagtcagtatttggtgtggccaccagctgcattaacttctttgggatagggggcggtattttgacgtccggatgaaaagtgtgcccaaagtaaactacctgatactcaggcccagaagctaggatatgcatataatgggtagatttggatagaaaacactcagtttc harbors:
- the LOC112077172 gene encoding nucleosome assembly protein 1-like 1-A translates to MRSEPDESDPFSFDGPEIMGLHRLYDRLDEGKKLTLKTIKKKQKHKGRGTVRTVTKTVPNDSFFNFFTHLMSLKVDDLKMPELKQ